In a single window of the Elaeis guineensis isolate ETL-2024a chromosome 6, EG11, whole genome shotgun sequence genome:
- the LOC105046501 gene encoding uncharacterized protein, translated as MRDFPSCFGENGVQVVDSSSSSAGKTVQNLVSCVYRTQLCRRSCVITVTWSKNLMSQGLSIGIDDSANRSVCKVDIKPWLFSKRKGSKSLEAENSKVDIFWDLSAAKFGSGPEPLEGFYVAVVFDLEMVLLLGDLTKEAYRKTSASPPPSNAVFIARREHIYGKNVYCTKAQFCDNGQVHDIAIECETVGLKDPSLEIRIDKKRVMQVKRLGWKFRGNQTILVDGLPVEVFWDVHNWLFGTPTGNAVFMFQTCISAEKLLPWSSSQIFRESELQGLGFSLILYAWKDE; from the coding sequence ATGAGGGATTTCCCATCTTGCTTTGGGGAGAATGGAGTTCAGGTTGTTGATTCCTCATCGTCGAGCGCCGGCAAGACGGTGCAGAATCTGGTGAGCTGCGTCTACCGGACGCAGCTGTGCAGACGGTCTTGCGTGATCACAGTGACGTGGAGCAAGAACCTGATGAGCCAGGGGCTTAGCATTGGGATAGATGATTCTGCCAACCGGAGTGTCTGCAAGGTGGATATAAAGCCATGGCTGTTCTCGAAGAGGAAAGGCTCCAAGAGCTTGGAGGCGGAGAATAGCAAGGTCGACATCTTCTGGGACCTCTCTGCTGCCAAATTTGGATCCGGGCCGGAGCCCTTGGAAGGTTTCTATGTCGCGGTGGTCTTTGATCTTGAGATGGTGCTCCTGCTTGGAGATTTGACCAAGGAAGCCTACCGGAAGACCAGTGCGAGCCCGCCGCCGTCGAATGCGGTGTTCATAGCCAGGAGGGAGCACATTTATGGCAAGAATGTCTACTGTACAAAGGCTCAGTTTTGCGACAATGGACAAGTACATGATATTGCAATTGAGTGCGAGACAGTTGGGCTCAAAGATCCAAGCCTGGAGATTCGCATTGACAAGAAGAGGGTAATGCAGGTGAAGAGACTCGGATGGAAGTTTCGGGGAAATCAGACAATCCTGGTCGATGGGCTCCCTGTGGAGGTGTTTTGGGATGTCCACAACTGGCTTTTTGGGACCCCTACTGGAAATGCTGTCTTCATGTTTCAGACTTGCATTTCAGCTGAGAAATTGCTGCCATGGTCCTCCTCACAGATTTTCAGGGAATCTGAATTGCAAGGGCTAGGTTTCTCCTTGATATTGTATGCTTGGAAGGATGAGTAG
- the LOC105046503 gene encoding primary amine oxidase 1, with amino-acid sequence MLPMALPNLPTLLLFLFCLSRSSARYHPLDPLTPSEISTICRTIKSSHLASSKSLAFHYVGLDEPDKPDVLAWQSGRRAALHRRAFVIARADGQTHELYIDISNNNSITSDKIYDGFGYPRVNVEEQAAASALPFNHTPFVESVRKRGLELKEVVCLASTVGWFGEGRQGRRLVNLLCFVTGDTVNLYTRPLEGVTILVDLDAMEIVAYKDRKVVPVPKAAGTDYRASKQEPPFGPQTKPGVVVQPQGKGFTIDGHIVSWSNWVFHLSFDARAGVIISLASVQETENWTHRSVLYRGHVSELFVPYMNPSEEWYYRTFFDAGEYGFGLCASPLEPMMDCPADATFMDACYAGQDGKPVVIPNALCVFERYAGDPSWRHSEFEIPGKVVTEGRADASLVVRMVGTIANYDYVMDWEFKISGSIKLGVQTTGVVQVKATPYAHVDQITEDEHGTLVAENTMGVYHDHYITYYLDLDIDGSNNSFVNSKLKTVRVTDGGTPRKSYWTVVGETAKTEADGRVALGSEPAYQLVVNPNKRTKLGNNVGYRLISNGATATSLLSDDDYPQIRASYTKKQLWVTAYNKSERWAAGLYTDQSRGDDNLAVWSQRNRVIEDRDIVLWYTVGFHHIPCQEDFPLMPTLAGGFELRPYNFFESNPLIKIRPH; translated from the exons ATGCTGCCCATGGCGCTTCCAAACCTGCCcactctcctcctcttccttttcTGTCTCTCCCGGAGCTCCGCTCGTTATCATCCCCTCGACCCTCTCACCCCTTCCGAAATCTCCACCATCTGTCGCACAATCAAATCTTCCCATCTCGCCTCATCCAAATCACTAGCCTTCCACTACGTTGGCCTGGACGAGCCCGACAAGCCCGACGTGCTCGCCTGGCAGTCCGGCCGCCGCGCCGCCCTCCACCGCCGAGCCTTCGTCATCGCTCGTGCCGATGGACAGACCCATGAACTCTACATCGACATATCCAACAACAACTCCATCACGTCCGACAAAATCTACGACGGCTTCGGATACCCCAGGGTCAACGTCGAGGAGCAAGCGGCGGCCTCCGCCTTGCCGTTCAACCACACGCCGTTCGTGGAGTCGGTGAGGAAGAGGGGGTTGGAGCTAAAGGAGGTGGTGTGCCTCGCGTCCACGGTGGGGTGGTTTGGGGAGGGGAGGCAGGGGAGGAGGCTGGTAAACCTGCTGTGCTTCGTGACGGGAGACACGGTGAACCTCTATACGAGGCCTTTGGAGGGGGTGACGATATTGGTGGATTTGGATGCCATGGagattgtggcgtataaggataGGAAGGTGGTTCCGGTGCCGAAGGCGGCCGGGACGGACTACCGAGCGTCGAAGCAGGAGCCGCCGTTCGGGCCACAGACAAAGCCTGGGGTGGTGGTCCAGCCGCAGGGCAAGGGGTTCACGATCGACGGCCACATTGTCAG TTGGTCCAACTGGGTCTTCCACTTGAGTTTTGACGCCCGAGCAGGCGTCATCATCTCCCTGGCGTCAGTGCAAGAGACGGAGAACTGGACACACCGTAGCGTACTATATAGGGGGCATGTGTCTGAGCTGTTCGTACCTTACATGAATCCATCCGAGGAGTGGTACTACCGGACATTCTTCGATGCAGGAGAATACGGGTTTGGGCTTTGTGCGTCACCCTTGGAGCCCATGATGGACTGCCCAGCCGATGCAACGTTCATGGACGCCTGCTACGCCGGGCAAGACGGCAAGCCTGTCGTGATTCCGAATGCTCTCTGCGTGTTCGAGCGCTACGCCGGAGATCCTTCATGGCGACACTCCGAATTTGAGATTCCAGGAAAAGTG GTCACGGAGGGTCGCGCTGATGCCAGTCTGGTTGTCAGGATGGTCGGCACAATTGCGAATTATGACTATGTGATGGACTGGGAGTTCAAGATCAGTGGCTCCATCAAACTAGGG GTTCAAACGACAGGCGTTGTACAAGTGAAGGCCACGCCCTACGCTCACGTGGACCAAATAACAGAGGATGAACACGGCACTTTGGTTGCCGAGAATACGATGGGAGTCTACCACGACCACTACATCACCTACTACCTCGACCTGGACATCGACGGCTCCAACAATTCCTTCGTCAACTCCAAGCTTAAGACTGTGAGAGTAACTGATGGTGGCACTCCCAGAAAGAGCTACTGGACCGTCGTCGGAGAGACGGCCAAGACAGAGGCCGATGGACGGGTGGCGCTCGGCTCGGAACCGGCCTATCAGCTGGTCGTCAACCCGAACAAGAGGACTAAGCTGGGGAACAACGTGGGCTACCGGCTCATCAGTAATGGGGCGACGGCCACCTCTCTACTCTCCGACGATGACTACCCCCAGATACGAGCGAGTTATACGAAGAAGCAGCTGTGGGTGACGGCCTACAACAAGTCGGAGAGGTGGGCGGCTGGTCTTTATACTGACCAAAGTAGAGGAGACGACAACTTGGCAGTGTGGAGCCAGAG GAACCGAGTAATTGAAGACAGAGATATTGTTTTGTGGTACACTGTTGGTTTTCATCACATCCCTTGTCAAGAAGATTTTCCACTGATGCCAACGCTAGCAGGTGGCTTTGAGCTTCGGCCTTACAATTTTTTTGAGAGTAATCCTTTAATTAAAATTAGACCACACTAG